In one Cloacibacillus porcorum genomic region, the following are encoded:
- a CDS encoding complex I 24 kDa subunit family protein codes for MTEKFDYSLIDKILEAHESSSTAVIAILQDIQEHYRYLPREIFPYLSKKLRVPQARIYSVATFYENFSLNPKGKFVIKVCDGTACHVRKSIPILDRLRSELALSDKKVTTDDLGFTVETVSCLGACGLAPVLTVNDKVYPAMTPDKASELVAALKEEL; via the coding sequence GTGACAGAAAAATTTGATTACTCGCTCATCGATAAGATACTTGAGGCTCATGAATCCTCGAGTACGGCCGTTATCGCGATATTGCAGGATATTCAGGAGCATTACCGCTATCTGCCCCGTGAGATTTTTCCCTACCTCTCGAAGAAGCTGAGGGTTCCTCAGGCGCGCATATACAGCGTAGCCACCTTTTATGAGAATTTTTCCCTCAACCCGAAGGGAAAATTTGTAATCAAAGTCTGCGACGGCACCGCCTGTCACGTGCGCAAATCGATCCCCATCCTAGACCGTCTGCGCTCCGAGCTGGCACTCTCCGATAAAAAGGTGACGACCGACGACCTTGGCTTCACCGTGGAGACCGTCTCCTGCCTCGGCGCCTGCGGTCTCGCGCCGGTACTCACCGTAAACGACAAAGTCTATCCCGCGATGACGCCCGATAAGGCCTCCGAGCTCGTCGCCGCGCTCAAGGAGGAGCTCTAA
- a CDS encoding redox-sensing transcriptional repressor Rex produces MPNTKPLSISRQSLQRMPLYLEHLKKLRADGSSHVSAAFLAGELGLHPVQVRKDLAAVSKVDGNPRIGFALEGLIEDMEEFLGCKNAHEAVVAGVGNLGRALLSYKNFDRYGLSIIAGFDSDPAVIGSTVHGKEIFDVSRLTELCGRFTVHIGIITAPAQYAQDICDAMVRGGIKAIWNFAPAHLNVPGDVIISNENLAASFAALSSRLRQRQESLCI; encoded by the coding sequence GTGCCTAATACAAAACCTTTAAGCATATCAAGACAATCTCTGCAGCGAATGCCGCTCTATCTTGAACACCTCAAAAAGCTGCGCGCCGATGGCAGCAGCCATGTGTCGGCGGCCTTTCTCGCGGGAGAGCTGGGGCTTCACCCCGTGCAGGTGAGAAAAGATCTCGCCGCCGTCTCCAAGGTCGACGGAAACCCGCGTATCGGCTTTGCCCTGGAGGGGCTTATCGAGGATATGGAAGAGTTCCTGGGCTGCAAAAACGCTCATGAGGCGGTGGTCGCCGGTGTGGGCAATCTTGGCCGCGCCCTTCTTTCATATAAAAATTTCGACCGCTACGGCCTTTCGATCATCGCCGGATTCGATAGCGACCCCGCGGTGATCGGGAGCACCGTGCACGGCAAGGAGATATTCGACGTCTCGCGGCTGACGGAGCTCTGCGGACGTTTCACTGTCCACATCGGCATCATCACGGCTCCCGCGCAGTACGCGCAGGATATCTGCGACGCGATGGTACGCGGCGGCATCAAGGCGATCTGGAACTTTGCGCCGGCGCACCTCAATGTCCCCGGCGATGTGATAATCTCGAATGAAAATCTCGCCGCTTCGTTCGCGGCGCTCTCCAGCAGGCTGCGTCAGCGCCAGGAAAGTCTCTGTATTTAA
- a CDS encoding type II toxin-antitoxin system Y4mF family antitoxin — protein sequence MNKNNLAITVKKNRKKLHLTQVEAAERAGVGLRFIRELECGKKTLRMDKVNDLLFLFGLELGPVPMERDDE from the coding sequence TTGAATAAGAATAATCTTGCTATAACTGTGAAAAAAAACCGGAAAAAATTACACCTCACCCAAGTAGAGGCGGCGGAACGGGCTGGAGTCGGGCTGCGCTTTATCCGTGAGCTGGAGTGCGGCAAGAAGACGCTGCGCATGGATAAGGTAAACGACCTGCTCTTTCTCTTTGGACTGGAGCTGGGACCTGTACCGATGGAGCGAGACGATGAGTGA
- the tsaD gene encoding tRNA (adenosine(37)-N6)-threonylcarbamoyltransferase complex transferase subunit TsaD, giving the protein MAEGGKRFLTLGIESSCDDTALAVLEGGHGLLAEVISSQIDSHSVYGGVVPELASRMHQEAILPLLESVLAKAGIGEPAKELSLIAVTSGPGLMGSLLVGVMTAKALSQGWGVPLIGVNHLEGHIFANAAVSEELKPPFISLIVSGGHTEVVLVRAFGDYELLGSTRDDAAGEAYDKVSKVLGLGYPGGPIIDRLAADGDPNAFQLPLPLASTKEIEFSFSGLKTAAMTLIGKETALGEEFPLADLCASFQKAVVDSLMGKIKLAVKRTGVKRLTVSGGVAANSGLRAALAEYSRDRGVELFLPPRGMCTDNAVMIAAAGYSSYMRGNRSDLHLSPNPSWSIW; this is encoded by the coding sequence ATGGCTGAGGGCGGTAAAAGGTTTTTGACTCTTGGTATCGAGTCCAGCTGCGACGACACCGCGCTCGCGGTGCTTGAGGGAGGCCATGGGCTGCTAGCTGAGGTCATATCGAGCCAGATAGACTCACACAGCGTCTACGGCGGTGTGGTGCCGGAGCTTGCCTCGCGTATGCACCAGGAGGCGATCCTGCCGCTGCTTGAGAGCGTGCTCGCCAAGGCGGGAATCGGGGAGCCGGCGAAGGAGCTGAGCCTGATCGCCGTGACCTCCGGCCCCGGGCTCATGGGTTCTCTGCTTGTCGGCGTGATGACGGCGAAGGCCCTATCGCAGGGATGGGGGGTGCCGCTGATTGGAGTCAACCACCTGGAGGGGCATATCTTTGCCAATGCCGCCGTCTCGGAGGAGCTTAAACCGCCATTCATCTCGCTGATAGTCTCCGGCGGACATACCGAGGTGGTGCTTGTGCGCGCCTTCGGCGACTATGAGCTGCTTGGCTCGACACGCGACGACGCGGCGGGCGAGGCCTACGATAAGGTGTCAAAGGTGCTGGGACTCGGTTATCCCGGCGGCCCGATAATAGACAGGCTTGCCGCCGACGGAGACCCTAACGCCTTCCAGCTGCCACTGCCGCTGGCCTCGACGAAGGAGATAGAATTCAGTTTCAGCGGCCTCAAGACCGCCGCAATGACGCTCATCGGGAAAGAGACGGCGCTCGGCGAGGAATTTCCGCTCGCGGACCTCTGTGCCTCCTTTCAAAAGGCCGTCGTCGACAGCCTGATGGGGAAGATAAAGCTCGCCGTGAAGCGTACCGGCGTGAAGCGCCTCACCGTATCGGGCGGCGTCGCCGCGAACTCCGGACTGCGCGCCGCGCTTGCGGAATACTCGCGTGACAGGGGAGTGGAGCTCTTTCTGCCGCCGCGCGGTATGTGTACCGACAACGCGGTGATGATCGCCGCCGCCGGGTACAGCTCCTACATGCGCGGAAACCGCTCAGATCTGCATCTGTCGCCGAATCCGTCGTGGAGCATCTGGTAA
- a CDS encoding Na+/H+ antiporter NhaC family protein translates to MYFLLSFLLFVTSIAVCLVYSYQMVYAMILGYVLLAAAAMRRGSRLSTVLRASALGVKEALLVIEILLLIGLLTAEWRAGGVIAFFVYHGVGLITPKLFILIAFLLTCFISYALGTSIGVAGTAGVILMAIARSGGVNELLAAGAILSGVYFGDRCSPTASSANLIAALTKTDLYGNVSRMFRTALIPTVVCIAAYCFLSFNNPLYISNAGYLAEIKKDFVISWWALLPVAVMFCFPLMRIRVKYALIVSSAAACLIACAVQGESAAELLHTAVFGYYPQDAVMGDLWNGGGLVSMAGIIMILAISSTYAKILSVSGLLRQLNEIVEAMMRRIGKSCTVILSSLFASGIFCSQITSCIMAATLLKKQYTKRGQPKEELALDLENSLVIIAPMVPWCLSCSVPLKLLGVGVEALRWEFYIFLIPICYFLGKEIHFRRASVYRRFLRSWLGSYRFL, encoded by the coding sequence ATGTATTTTCTGTTGTCGTTTCTCCTCTTCGTGACCTCGATTGCCGTATGCCTTGTATATAGCTATCAGATGGTCTATGCGATGATTCTGGGCTATGTACTGCTCGCCGCCGCCGCGATGCGCCGCGGCAGCCGCCTCTCCACGGTGCTGCGGGCCTCGGCGCTGGGCGTGAAAGAGGCGCTGCTCGTCATTGAGATACTGCTTCTCATCGGGCTGCTGACCGCCGAATGGCGCGCCGGCGGCGTGATCGCCTTCTTTGTCTACCATGGCGTAGGTCTGATAACGCCGAAGCTCTTTATCCTAATAGCCTTCCTTCTTACCTGCTTTATCTCCTATGCCCTCGGCACGAGCATCGGTGTCGCTGGCACCGCGGGCGTCATCCTGATGGCCATCGCGCGCTCGGGCGGCGTGAACGAACTGCTTGCCGCAGGCGCGATACTCTCCGGCGTCTACTTTGGCGACCGCTGTTCGCCTACCGCCTCGAGCGCGAACCTCATCGCCGCGCTTACCAAAACAGACCTTTACGGCAACGTGAGCCGGATGTTCCGTACCGCGCTGATCCCGACGGTGGTCTGCATCGCCGCCTATTGCTTCCTCTCTTTCAATAATCCGCTCTATATCTCAAACGCGGGATATCTTGCGGAGATAAAGAAGGACTTTGTGATCAGCTGGTGGGCGCTGCTGCCGGTCGCCGTGATGTTTTGCTTCCCGCTTATGAGGATCAGGGTCAAATACGCGCTGATCGTAAGCTCGGCTGCGGCCTGCCTCATCGCCTGCGCCGTTCAGGGAGAGAGCGCCGCGGAGCTGCTTCATACGGCGGTCTTCGGTTACTATCCGCAGGATGCGGTCATGGGGGATCTCTGGAACGGCGGCGGCCTGGTGTCGATGGCCGGCATCATCATGATACTCGCGATATCCAGCACCTATGCGAAGATACTCTCCGTCTCCGGCCTCCTGCGTCAGCTGAACGAGATCGTGGAGGCGATGATGCGGCGGATCGGCAAATCATGCACCGTGATACTGTCGAGCCTCTTCGCCTCGGGAATATTCTGCAGCCAGATAACCTCCTGCATCATGGCGGCCACCCTCCTGAAAAAACAGTACACGAAGCGCGGCCAGCCTAAGGAAGAGCTTGCCCTAGACCTTGAAAACTCGCTGGTGATTATCGCGCCGATGGTGCCGTGGTGCCTCTCATGCTCTGTGCCGCTGAAGCTGCTCGGCGTCGGTGTGGAGGCGCTCCGCTGGGAATTTTATATATTCCTTATACCCATATGCTACTTCCTCGGAAAAGAGATACATTTTCGCCGCGCGTCGGTGTACAGGCGCTTTCTGAGATCATGGCTGGGTTCGTACCGCTTTTTATAG
- the murJ gene encoding murein biosynthesis integral membrane protein MurJ, with product MSVEAEGVPGNETRDQEKPTGGERPDALTGMVFHAMRMMAGTLVSRVLGLVREMLTAALFGATRQLDAFFVAYTLANLARQLLAEGALSASFVPVFSRTLSADGQDRARKLANEALTVLIFGCSLVVAVGLIFAPLFVDIMAPGFVSHERLLAISLTRIMFPFLMLVSVGALAMGVLNSMGSFFVPAIAPALSNLVYILFLLAMRSRLSIWNLAVAVLLGGAFHMFLQVYWCGRLKMRLCPAMPNRHDPQLRSMMVLFLPYAAGLSLNQLNPVISRMLGSYLSAGSISVLTYADRVLQLPLGLFVIAISQAVLPMLSRQDPNNTGEFRDFIRDAMRFNLFVVLPVAAGLCVVSSEVVHILFYRGAFSEWAWHATATALSLYAFGLPGMASSTVIMRAIYARRMPRAAVMITGVTVAVNLCASVVLMRLFAYAGLAAASAAAFTSASLFAAWMLSRNIGERLGIFEIKWLWRVLTPLLLMVGALLAFKYLLPYPAEARLILRVLWLASAMAGSALIYAAATMALRCPEWRWIKDAAGGKAKRQ from the coding sequence ATGTCAGTCGAAGCGGAGGGCGTTCCCGGTAACGAAACAAGAGATCAAGAAAAACCCACAGGGGGCGAGCGTCCGGATGCGTTAACCGGCATGGTCTTCCATGCGATGCGTATGATGGCCGGTACCCTCGTGAGCCGCGTGCTGGGGCTCGTCCGTGAAATGCTCACGGCGGCGCTCTTCGGCGCGACGCGCCAGCTGGATGCCTTCTTTGTAGCCTACACGCTCGCAAACCTTGCGCGGCAGCTGCTCGCGGAGGGCGCGCTCTCCGCCTCCTTCGTACCGGTCTTTTCCCGTACCCTCTCCGCCGACGGTCAGGACAGGGCGCGCAAGCTCGCGAACGAGGCTTTGACGGTGCTGATATTCGGCTGCAGCCTCGTCGTCGCCGTCGGCCTCATCTTCGCGCCGCTCTTCGTCGACATCATGGCGCCCGGCTTTGTCTCGCACGAGCGCCTGCTCGCGATCTCGCTGACGCGCATAATGTTTCCCTTCCTCATGCTGGTCTCAGTCGGCGCGCTGGCGATGGGGGTGCTGAACAGCATGGGCAGCTTCTTTGTTCCCGCTATCGCGCCCGCCCTCAGCAACCTTGTCTATATCCTCTTCCTGCTGGCGATGCGGAGCCGGCTCTCGATCTGGAACCTCGCGGTCGCGGTGCTGCTCGGCGGGGCTTTTCATATGTTCCTGCAGGTCTACTGGTGCGGCAGGCTGAAGATGAGACTCTGTCCCGCGATGCCCAACCGTCACGATCCGCAGCTGCGCAGCATGATGGTGCTCTTTCTGCCCTACGCGGCGGGACTCTCTTTGAATCAGCTCAACCCCGTGATCAGCAGGATGCTCGGCTCCTATCTCTCCGCCGGTTCTATCTCTGTGCTCACCTATGCGGACCGCGTGCTTCAGCTGCCGCTGGGCCTCTTTGTTATCGCCATCTCCCAGGCGGTACTGCCGATGCTCTCACGGCAGGACCCGAACAATACGGGGGAATTCCGTGACTTTATCCGCGACGCGATGCGTTTCAACCTCTTTGTCGTGCTGCCGGTGGCGGCGGGACTCTGCGTCGTCTCCAGCGAGGTCGTTCACATACTCTTCTACCGGGGAGCCTTTTCTGAATGGGCGTGGCACGCCACCGCGACGGCGCTCTCCCTCTACGCCTTCGGGCTGCCGGGGATGGCGAGCAGCACGGTGATAATGCGCGCGATATACGCGCGACGCATGCCGCGCGCCGCGGTGATGATAACCGGCGTCACCGTCGCCGTGAACCTCTGCGCGAGCGTCGTGCTGATGCGCCTCTTTGCCTATGCGGGCCTCGCCGCGGCCTCGGCGGCCGCCTTCACCTCGGCGAGCCTGTTCGCCGCCTGGATGCTTTCGCGCAATATCGGTGAACGGCTCGGCATATTTGAGATAAAGTGGCTTTGGCGGGTGCTGACGCCCCTTTTGCTGATGGTAGGCGCGCTGCTGGCCTTCAAATATCTTTTACCATATCCCGCGGAGGCGAGGCTTATCCTGCGGGTGCTTTGGCTCGCCTCCGCGATGGCTGGCAGCGCTTTGATCTACGCCGCCGCCACGATGGCCCTGCGCTGCCCCGAGTGGCGCTGGATAAAGGACGCGGCAGGAGGAAAGGCCAAAAGGCAATAG
- the lptB gene encoding LPS export ABC transporter ATP-binding protein codes for MARQMIEKDATILRADRLVKAFGGRRVVDEVSIEIKKGEIIGLLGPNGAGKSTTFYMIVGRILPDSGSVWLGDTQLSDQPMYQRARAGIGYLPQEASVFRSLTVRQNLDLVLEESGVPRDVRGDKISYLLGEYGLSHLADTKAVALSGGERRRVEIARCLALEPLFILLDEPFSGIDPIAVADLQSIIRDLKDRGYGILLTDHNVRETLSITDRAYLIYEGKVFLEGKPDYITENKDARKFYLGEDFSW; via the coding sequence ATGGCCCGCCAGATGATAGAGAAAGACGCGACAATACTCCGCGCCGACAGACTTGTTAAGGCCTTCGGCGGACGCCGCGTCGTAGACGAAGTCAGTATCGAAATAAAGAAGGGTGAGATCATCGGGCTGCTTGGTCCGAACGGCGCGGGGAAGAGTACGACCTTCTATATGATCGTAGGCCGTATCCTGCCCGATTCCGGCAGCGTCTGGCTCGGTGATACGCAGCTCTCCGACCAGCCGATGTACCAGCGCGCGCGTGCCGGTATCGGTTATCTGCCGCAGGAGGCCTCAGTATTCAGAAGCCTTACCGTGCGTCAGAATCTCGACCTCGTTCTTGAGGAATCGGGAGTGCCGCGCGACGTGCGCGGGGACAAGATAAGCTATCTGCTTGGAGAATATGGTCTGAGCCATCTCGCCGATACCAAGGCCGTCGCCCTCTCCGGAGGCGAGCGCCGCCGCGTCGAGATCGCGCGCTGTCTTGCGCTGGAGCCGCTTTTCATACTGCTGGACGAGCCGTTCAGCGGCATTGACCCGATCGCGGTCGCCGACCTGCAGTCGATAATCCGCGACCTTAAAGACCGCGGCTACGGCATACTCCTCACCGACCACAACGTTCGCGAGACCCTCTCGATAACGGACAGGGCCTATCTCATCTATGAGGGAAAGGTCTTCCTCGAGGGTAAGCCCGATTACATAACCGAAAACAAAGACGCCCGCAAGTTCTACCTTGGCGAAGACTTCAGCTGGTGA
- a CDS encoding LPS export ABC transporter periplasmic protein LptC — protein sequence MIIEKKLRRFCAAAVFCLMCAAIPAAATEAPAETVKRQNTLSADDIQYNVNTGDARAKGRVVITREGSVLKGDEAEGNTDKEIMTIRGNVSGNFPEQQATLKSESATWTGDKTKKTDGTVEAFGDVLLTRAPKDRLNADYVLWEIGTENYKARGNVDGIMQNKILKAAEATRTGDKFWARDVRRYEDLAEKFALSAKTVEGRLAKDAKSGEEVLQEMVADKNVVFDYVDREGLKTRVTGDKAVYSKARGTVVISGNTKAVRSDGKTVTADTMVVHEDTRNIEARGNSKIVFVVEEKAKKKDDGAKNSGTAKGGVPVKKEPLVEVPKEPASADKKPVVEKNPPQLSDQEKNWVEE from the coding sequence ATGATAATAGAAAAAAAACTGCGAAGATTTTGCGCCGCGGCGGTTTTCTGTCTGATGTGCGCCGCCATTCCTGCGGCGGCTACCGAAGCTCCCGCGGAGACCGTTAAGCGCCAGAATACTCTCTCGGCCGACGACATTCAGTACAACGTGAACACCGGCGACGCCCGCGCCAAGGGCAGAGTCGTGATAACGCGGGAGGGCTCGGTACTCAAGGGCGACGAGGCCGAGGGCAACACCGATAAAGAGATCATGACGATCCGCGGCAATGTGAGCGGTAACTTTCCCGAACAGCAGGCGACGCTGAAATCCGAGAGCGCCACCTGGACCGGGGACAAGACTAAAAAGACCGACGGTACCGTGGAGGCCTTCGGCGACGTGCTGCTGACGCGCGCGCCCAAGGACAGGCTCAACGCCGACTATGTACTCTGGGAGATAGGCACCGAAAACTATAAGGCCAGGGGCAATGTCGACGGCATCATGCAGAACAAGATCCTCAAGGCTGCCGAGGCGACGAGGACGGGAGATAAATTCTGGGCGCGCGACGTGCGCCGTTACGAGGACCTTGCAGAGAAGTTCGCCCTCTCCGCGAAGACCGTGGAGGGCCGCCTCGCCAAGGACGCGAAGAGCGGAGAAGAGGTCCTTCAGGAGATGGTGGCTGATAAAAACGTGGTCTTCGACTATGTGGACCGCGAGGGACTCAAGACCCGGGTCACCGGCGACAAGGCCGTCTATTCAAAGGCGAGGGGGACGGTCGTCATCTCCGGCAATACGAAGGCTGTACGCAGCGACGGCAAGACCGTGACCGCAGACACTATGGTAGTACATGAAGATACGCGCAACATCGAGGCGCGTGGAAACTCAAAGATAGTATTCGTCGTTGAGGAGAAGGCCAAGAAAAAGGATGACGGCGCTAAAAACTCCGGTACGGCGAAGGGCGGTGTTCCCGTTAAAAAGGAGCCGCTGGTGGAAGTTCCGAAAGAACCGGCCTCCGCCGATAAAAAACCAGTTGTGGAGAAAAATCCTCCTCAGCTCTCAGATCAGGAAAAAAACTGGGTGGAAGAATAA
- the pyrE gene encoding orotate phosphoribosyltransferase produces the protein MSCSCEKNEVSKKILEMMKESGAHLQGHFKLTSGLHSDNYMQCALMLRYPKFAAYAGEELAKLLAPAKPDFILSPALGGLIIGHEVARALGVPFIFTERVDGEMRLKRFPHPGKLRFALVEDVCTTGKSSREAAQILAADGAEWVASGSIVDRRSPDCLPDWDLKSLVKVCFATYTAEECPLCKEGLPLVKPGSRPDAK, from the coding sequence ATGAGCTGTTCCTGCGAAAAAAATGAAGTTTCAAAAAAAATACTGGAAATGATGAAGGAGAGCGGTGCGCATCTGCAGGGTCACTTCAAGCTCACCTCCGGACTGCACAGCGACAACTACATGCAGTGCGCGCTGATGCTGCGCTATCCCAAGTTTGCCGCCTATGCCGGCGAGGAGCTCGCGAAGCTGCTTGCGCCCGCGAAACCGGACTTTATCCTTTCACCCGCCCTCGGCGGCCTGATAATCGGCCACGAGGTCGCCCGCGCGCTCGGCGTGCCATTTATATTCACCGAGAGGGTCGACGGCGAGATGCGTCTTAAAAGATTCCCGCATCCCGGCAAACTCCGCTTCGCTCTGGTGGAGGATGTCTGCACGACCGGCAAATCATCGCGTGAAGCGGCGCAGATATTGGCCGCAGACGGCGCGGAATGGGTCGCCTCCGGCAGCATCGTCGACCGCCGTTCGCCCGACTGCCTGCCGGACTGGGATCTCAAGTCTCTCGTCAAAGTCTGTTTCGCCACCTACACGGCGGAGGAGTGCCCGCTCTGCAAAGAGGGGCTTCCTCTTGTAAAGCCGGGGAGCCGTCCAGACGCGAAATAA
- the pyrF gene encoding orotidine-5'-phosphate decarboxylase, with protein sequence MDNNKCGLIVALDLPSLDGARDFLDRLDKATKYVKVGPRLYALGGVAFAKEIIDRGYELFLDLKLHDIPNTVASAVEPLSELGLWALTIHTSGGYEMMARSVAMRDKTGSRMKLLGITVLTSLGGELWSDVHPGCDMQQALVGRAETAQRAGLDGIVCSPLDLELLKGRAEKLLRVVPGIRAKKVSTEDQTRVATAKDAAEAGASYIVVGRPILEAADPIAAAKDILKTLGEVSH encoded by the coding sequence ATGGATAACAATAAATGCGGACTCATTGTGGCGCTTGACCTGCCGTCGCTTGACGGTGCGAGGGATTTTCTCGACAGGCTCGACAAGGCTACAAAATATGTTAAGGTAGGGCCGCGCCTTTACGCGCTCGGCGGCGTCGCCTTCGCGAAGGAGATAATCGACCGCGGCTACGAGCTCTTTCTCGACCTCAAACTGCATGACATTCCCAATACGGTGGCCTCGGCGGTGGAGCCGCTCTCCGAGCTCGGCCTCTGGGCGCTTACCATTCACACCTCCGGCGGCTACGAGATGATGGCCCGCAGCGTCGCGATGCGCGATAAGACGGGCAGCCGCATGAAGCTGCTCGGCATCACCGTGCTTACGAGCCTCGGCGGCGAACTCTGGAGCGACGTCCACCCCGGCTGCGACATGCAGCAGGCGCTGGTTGGACGCGCGGAGACCGCTCAGCGCGCGGGACTCGACGGCATCGTCTGTTCGCCGCTCGACCTCGAACTTCTCAAGGGCCGCGCGGAAAAGCTGCTGCGCGTCGTGCCGGGAATCCGCGCTAAAAAGGTGAGCACCGAGGATCAGACGCGCGTCGCCACCGCGAAGGACGCGGCGGAGGCCGGCGCATCATATATCGTCGTCGGACGTCCGATACTGGAGGCCGCCGATCCCATCGCGGCCGCGAAGGATATACTGAAAACTCTGGGGGAGGTCTCGCACTGA
- a CDS encoding dihydroorotase, translating into MEKILFKGFKIFNGKEFIKDDCLLVEEGRVAKIGTALTCEGAEVVEGGGRLLTPGFIDLHAHFRDPGGEWNEDLNSGAHAGAAGGFTTLVAMPNTKPAVSEPALIEYVISHGAAAKAARILPAGCVSKNREGKEICEMEKMTEAGAVFFTDDGAPVATSQLLRLALLYTGKKLPRVMEHPEEISLFKGGQVHEGRVSVMSGLKGIPGASEEIDVARGIALVRDTGGRIHFTHLSSAGAVELIRNAKRAGLDITCDTTFHHLTLNENAVINSGYNSRFKVNPPLRSAEDQKALWEGIKDGTIDAIVTDHAPWHMDEKDEPFQEAPFGIASLECAVAVLLDYRSRNYPDVPLELLFTKMTASPASLLPEKWQGLGRIEEGATADLTVIDEDRTRIVDCRTWKSKARCCPWEGVALTAWPVMTFVEGRKIWQDEEEL; encoded by the coding sequence ATGGAAAAGATTCTTTTTAAGGGTTTTAAAATATTCAATGGCAAGGAATTCATAAAGGACGACTGTCTTCTCGTCGAAGAGGGCAGGGTCGCGAAGATCGGGACGGCGCTTACCTGCGAAGGGGCGGAGGTCGTCGAGGGCGGCGGCCGTCTGCTGACCCCCGGCTTCATCGACCTTCACGCGCACTTCCGCGATCCCGGCGGCGAGTGGAACGAGGATCTTAACAGCGGCGCGCACGCGGGCGCCGCGGGCGGATTTACGACGCTCGTAGCGATGCCGAACACGAAGCCCGCGGTCTCCGAACCGGCGCTTATCGAATATGTCATAAGCCACGGGGCGGCGGCCAAGGCCGCGCGCATCCTGCCGGCGGGCTGCGTGAGCAAGAACCGCGAAGGCAAAGAGATATGCGAGATGGAAAAGATGACTGAGGCGGGCGCGGTATTCTTCACCGACGACGGCGCGCCGGTAGCCACCAGCCAGCTTCTGCGCCTCGCGCTGCTCTACACGGGGAAGAAGCTCCCCCGCGTCATGGAGCACCCCGAGGAGATCAGCCTCTTCAAGGGCGGACAGGTCCACGAGGGCCGCGTCAGCGTAATGTCCGGCCTTAAGGGCATCCCCGGAGCCTCCGAAGAGATCGACGTGGCGCGCGGCATCGCCCTTGTGCGCGACACCGGCGGACGCATCCACTTCACGCACCTCTCAAGCGCGGGCGCCGTCGAACTCATCCGCAACGCGAAACGCGCGGGGCTCGACATCACCTGCGATACAACCTTCCATCACCTCACGCTCAACGAGAACGCGGTCATCAACAGCGGATACAACTCGCGCTTCAAGGTGAACCCGCCGCTTCGCTCCGCCGAGGACCAGAAGGCGCTCTGGGAGGGTATAAAGGACGGCACGATAGACGCGATCGTCACGGATCACGCGCCGTGGCACATGGATGAGAAGGATGAGCCCTTCCAGGAGGCCCCCTTCGGAATAGCCTCCCTCGAATGCGCCGTCGCCGTGCTTCTCGACTACCGCAGCCGCAACTATCCCGACGTCCCGCTCGAACTTCTCTTCACGAAGATGACCGCCTCGCCGGCCTCGCTGCTTCCCGAAAAATGGCAGGGGCTCGGCCGCATCGAAGAGGGCGCAACCGCCGACCTCACGGTCATTGACGAGGACAGGACCCGCATCGTCGACTGCCGCACCTGGAAGAGCAAGGCCCGCTGCTGCCCCTGGGAGGGCGTCGCGCTGACGGCCTGGCCGGTGATGACCTTCGTCGAAGGCCGTAAAATCTGGCAGGACGAAGAGGAGCTCTAA